The Pirellulales bacterium genome includes the window GCGCGGAAAGTGGATCGCAAAAAATATTGAAATCGGCCACTGGGCTGACCCGCCCCGGCGAATTGATGGCGCCGCCGGAAACGACCAGCCGGCCCACGAGCGAAGTAAAATCGGGATCACGCTGCATCGCCCGGCCAATGTTGGTGAGCGGGCCGAGGCAAACAATGGTAATTTCTTCCGGCGCGGCGTGCACTTCGTCGCACAAAACTTTTTCCGCCGGGTGAATGTTGGCCAGGCCGGCGAAGGGGAATTCGATGTTCCCCAGGCCGTTTTGGCCGTGCAGCACGCGGCCATCGATGGGCAATGGATTATCTTCCGGCGCGGCGCCAATCCGCGGCCAGCGCGGCGGATCCAACTGCTCCACAATAATTTGCACGTTCCGCGTGGCCTGGGCCGGAAAGACATTCCCGCCGGTTGCGGTGACGGCCACCACTTCCAGCGTCGGATCGAACAGCGCCATCGTCAGAGCCACGGCGTCGTCGATGCCCGGATCGGTGTCGATAATCACCTTTCTGGCCATGAATTGCTGTCTCCTTCCAGCCGATGATTTTGCAGACGCCGTCCAGCGCTGGCGGCCTATGTATTGTAGGGCCGGCGGCGGGAAATGGGGAGTGGGGATAGATTGCTGGCAGGAGGAGGAGTGGGGAATGCGGAATGGGGAGTGGGAATCGCGCTGCCTCAAACCCAATAACCGTAATTTCCCGACGTGTGATATGGCTACTGCCTGGGGTGGCCATGCCTGGATTCTGTGTGACTTTATGCCCACACAGAACTGTGGGCATGGCACCCGTCTTCAAACGCTATTTATGAGGCGGATTTGCGGCACCAGTACAGCCAGCAGCACGGCTTTGTCAGTCGTGGCCGGGTCGATTTCCAACAGCGCAATGGGAATGCGGTAGCCGTCGGCGGCATCGACCAGGGCCACGCAGGCAGCCCGATTGCCACGCAGCGATTCGCCAAAGGTTATGCCGGCCGCCTGGAGCAAATCGACCAGCCACACGCCCTCGAACTGCGATTCGACATCGTGTGCTTTGGCCTTCAGCGTGTGATGCGGCAATTGCGAAATTTGCTTGGCGGTAAACGGATGCGATTGGCCCGATTCGTCGATCACCATAAGTTGTGGCTCAGCAGCGCAAGCACCGGAAATGAAAATGACCAGGGCGAAAGCGCACGCTGAGGAAGTAATAAATTGGCGCATGGCGGAACACCAGGAAGGGGAAATGGCGAATGGGAAAATTCGACAAAAACTTCAGCGGTTGATGCCGTACTCTTCGATTTTGCGGTACAGCGTGGCCCGGCCAATGCCCAGCAGCTTGGCGGCTTCGGGCACATTGCCATTGGTGCGTTTCAGGGCTTCGCCGATGAGCCGGCGTTCCCAATGGTCCAAGGCCAGTGTTTCCATTTCGGGCGCGCCGCTTAAATCGTGCAGGCCCAGGTCGCCGGCTTCAATGCGATTATCGCCCGCCATGACGACGGCGCTATCCAGCACGTTGCGTAACTGGCGGACATTGCCGGGCCAGTTGTATCCCAGGAGTTTTTGGCGGGCCTCGGGGGAAATTTCCAAATTCGGCCGGCCATGCTGGCGGCGAAAGTGATCGAGAAAATAATTTGCCAACAGGTTAATGTCGCTCCCCCGATCGCGCAGCGGCGGCACCACCAGCTCGAACACGCTCAGGCGGTAGTACAAATCTTCGCGAAATTTCTTCTGGCGAACGTAAGTTTGCAAATCTTGATTAGTGGCGGCGATGATCCGCACATCGGCGGTTACTTCGTGCGAGCTGCCCACGGGCAAAAACGGATGCCCTTCTAAAATTCGCAGCAGCTTGGCTTGCCCTTCCAGGGTCATTTCGCCCACTTCGTCCAGGAACAGCGTGCCGCTGTCGGCCTGTTGGAAAAAGCCGATGTGGTCGCGGTCGGCGCTGGTGAACGCGCCGGCTTTGTGGCCGAACAGTTGGCTTTCCATGAGCTCGTGCGGAATGGCGGCGCAGTTCACGCACAGCATGGGGCGATCGGCCCGCGGACTGGCTTTGTGAATGGCGCGGGCCACCAGCTCTTTGCCCGACCCGCTTTCGCCGCGCACCAGCACGCTGCCGCCAGCCTTGGCCAGCCGGCCGATTTTGGATTTTAGTTCCCGCATGCCGGTGGAATCGCCGACGAGCTCGCCGAAGACGGAAGATTTTTCGACGAGCCGCTGATAATCGGTTTCCAGCGCGGTTTGCTTGCGAGCGCGGATTAGCGCAATTTCCACAATGTGCGCCAGCGACATGGCAAAATCGAAATCGCCCTGGCGGAAGCGGCCCTGGGCCAAATAGGCGTGAATGGCGCCGAAAGTGTGTTTCTCTGTGACCAGCGGCACGCACAGGGCGTCAGCGTAATGGCCCAGGCTGTCGGACTGCGGATTGCCGCGCTGCTTGGCGATCCACACCGCGTGACGCTGGCGGCAGACCAATTCGGTGAGCGAATCGGAAAGATCGCTGGGCTCACGCGAGCCTTCGGGAATCACCAGCTTGGGCTTGAGCCGGCCTTCGTCGTCGACCCACAAGAAGCCCACCACGGAAGCTTTGGTTTGAGCCTGCAGCAGTTCCAGCGCGATGCGCACCACTTCGTCCGGCTGCGGGCAACCCAAGAGCTTGATGCTGAGTTGATACAGCACCAGCAATTGCTTGGCTTGCTCGAAATCGCGGACGGCGGCCAGGCCCAGCACGCCGGTATCGCTGAGCGATTGAGCAGCGTCGCGGGCTTCATGCACCGGCGCTTCGCGGACAATAGTGTTGGTGTACGTTTCCAGCGGGGCGGCGACAAATACCGTGGGCGGCTGATCGGCCAGATGAAATTCGAATTCGTTAGAACCCACGCGAACGTTGTGTCCTTCGTCCAACACAGCTTCGTCCGTTTTTTGGCCATTCACAAAGGTGCCATTGCGGCTGCCGCAATCGCGGACGATCCAACGACCATCGCCATCGAGCAGCACTTCGGAATGCACGCGGGAGCAGAGCGGATCGCCCAAAATAATTTGGCAATCTTCACCACGGCCCAACCGGGTAACGGTGGAGCGGTCGAGCAGAAAGTGTTCGCCGGCACGGCCGCCAACCGTCATCGTGAAGTAGGCGAATTTTTGAGCAGTGGCGACAGCCATAGGCGCATGTACAATGATGAATGACGCAACAGAAATTACGACGATTGGGCCAGCAGCCGCGCGAATCTCAGTTCGAGAATTCTCAGTTCGAGATTTCGGGCAGCCCACGCAAACCTTTAATATACCAGGATTATCGGATTCATGGGATTCCCGCAGACCAGGCAATCTGTGAAAAATGGCCTCCTTTTGGTGGGGCATGGAACACGAAATGCGCGGGGGCTCAATGAGTTTTGGACGGTAGCTCGGCAGGTGGCGGAGTTGGCCGACGAATTTGTGGTGGAACCATCCTTTTTAGAGCTCGCCGAGCCAGCCATTCCTGCGGCAGTGGAGCGATTATTGCAGCAAGGCGTGGAACGGTTAACGGTCGCACCAATATTGCTGTTTGCGGCCGGCCACGCTAAGCGCGATATACCTGCGGCAGTGGCGGAAGCGGTGCGTGGCCATGATGATAAAGCCGCGACCGGTGGTCGCGCTGCGGCTGAGAACGTGGCAGTGAATTACCTCGGCGCGTTGGAATGCCACCCGAAAATTCTGGAGCTTTCGGCGCAGCGGTTCGCAGAAGCAGTGCGCGATAAACCGCACGTGGATGCAGCGGAAACCCTGCTGCTGTTGGTAGGCCGCGGCAGTTCGCACGCCGATGCCATTGCCGCCATGCGGAAATTTGCCGCATTACGCAATCCGTACAGCGATGTGGACCGAGTGGAAACTTGTTTTGTCGCCGTGGCCCAACCGACGCTGGAAGAAGGGTTGAGTTTGGCGGCGCACAGCGGCTATCGGCGGATTGTCGTGCAGCCGCATTTATTGTTCACCGGCGAGGTGTTGGAGCAAATTGCGGAAGAAGTGGCCCGGGTGCAGGAAGCCGGAAACAATGTTCAGACGTATAAAGCCGCGACCGTTGGTCGCGCTGGAGCAGAACTGGAGCGAGCATCGAGCATGGGGGGGCCGCGCGATCAAGAATGGATCATCGCGCACCCTTTGGGGCCATCGCCGCTGGTGGCCGAGGCCATGGTGGAAATTGTCCGGTCGGCGAGGCATTTATGAGACGCAACCGCACCAGCAGCGTTTATATAAGGAGCGCGTGCCTGCGCGCTGGCCGCAAAAATCGGCATCGGCGGCCAAAACGTACCACTGCCCCGGCGCTCGAATTGATAAAAAGCGGTACTCGAATCGATGAAAAATGCCCAAACCGCAAGCGACCTCAAGGGTTCTGGCTTGCGTAACACACTCAGGTTTTCGATATTGCGTCGCGGAACTCGACCCAGTAATATCGGTTTAAGTCGTTAGATGTTTTGAACTTAGTAATACTTGCCGGTGGTTCCGGGCCGGTTCAGCATAAAGGATTTTCCCGCATTGGCGGGGGCCGCTCTCCTCTGCAATCTGGCAGGTTTCTTGGCATCATTCTTGCCAAGCCATGGTTGTTGCCTGAGGCGGACGGACATCTCCGGTATAATTCTCGGTAAGGTTTACTTAAAGTTCCTGGATTTACATTCTTCTGAACTCACTGTGTTTCTGAATTCAATTCGTGGGAGATGACATGAATCGCGCGACATACCGTTGGAACAACTACCGGCGTTTGCTGTGGACGGGCTTGGCGGCGGGGCTAATCGTATGGGCCGGCGCGGTAATTGTCCGCGCAGCAACGGGCCCGGCGCCGCAAGCGCTGGATCGGCAAATTTCGCGGACCGTAACGCGGCTGTTGATTGATGAGAACTTCACCAAGCAGCCGCTGAACGAGGACATGTCGCACCGCGCGTTCAATACGTTTTTGAAAACGCTGGACCCCATGAAGGTGTATTTCACCCAGGCCGACGTGGACGAGTTTTCCAAATACAAAGACACGATGGCCGACATGATTAAGAAGGGGGATGTCACCCTGGCGTACAGCATGTTCAATCGGTTTTTGCAGCGCGTCGATCAGCGGCTGCTATTGGTGGACGAATTGTTGTCGCAGCCGATGGATTTTAGCGTTGACGAAGACCTGAAGACCGACCCCAAGCAACTCGACTATGCGAAAAACGACGCCGAAATTCGCGATCGGTGGCGCAAGCGGCTGAAGTACGATTTGCTCGCCAAAAAGGCCGATAAGGTGGCCGATCAGGAAGCGCACGACAAAGTGGAGCGGCGCTATCACAGCTTCGCCAAGCGCATGCATCAAACCACGAGCGACGAATTGCTGGAGCGATTCTTGACCGCGCTGACGACCAGCTTCGATCCACATACCGATTACATGTCGGCCAAGACCTTGGAAAACTTCGACATCAACATGAGCTTGAAGTTGGAGGGCATTGGCGCGGCGCTGGAATATGAGCTGGAGGAAGGTTGCACCAAAGTCAGCCGGCTAATTCCCGGCGGCCCGGCGGAAAAAGACAACCGCTTGAAGCCTGAAGATCGCGTGCTGGCCGTGGGCCAGGGCGTCGATGGGGCGCTGGTGGACGTGGCCGACATGAGCTTGAACGACGTGGTCGATTTAATTCGCGGCAAGGCCGGCACCATGGTTCGCCTGCAAGTGCAAGCGGCCACCGGCGGCGATCCGCACATCATTGACATCACCCGGGCCAGCATCGAACTGAAAGATGAAGAAGCTCGGGCGGAAATTTTCCACACCGAGCCGGCCAAGGCCGATCAGCCGAAAATGACCACCGAGGAAATGGTCAAATCGACCATTATCGAAAGCGATGCCCACAAACCCAACGGGCAACCGTACAAGATTGGCGTCATCGATTTGCCCAGCTTCTACATGGATATGAAGGGGGCGAAGTTGGGATTAAGCGATTATCGCAGCACCACCCGCGACACGCAGAAAATTTTGGAAGACTTCAATTCCAAGGGTGTGGATGCGGTGGTGTTAGACCTGCGCCGCAACGGCGGCGGCTCCTTGGTGGAAGCCGTGAGCCTGACGGGGCTGTTCATCGACGAAGGGCCCGTCGTGCAGGTGAAAGACTCCAACGGCCGCGTGCAGCATTATGACGATAACGACAAGGGCGTGGCCTGGGCCGGCCCGCTGGTGGTGTTGCAAAGCAAGTTCAGCGCCAGCGCCAGCGAAATTTTTGCCGGCGCCATTCAGGATTACGGCCGGGGCATTATCGTGGGAGACAAAACCTCGCATGGCAAAGGCACGGTACAAAGCCTGCTCGATGTGAGCGGTCCGTTCTTCGGGAACATGCCCAACGCGCCGCAATTGGGCGCTTTGAAAGTTACCATACAGCAGTTTTATCGTCCCGATGGCGATAGCACGCAAAATCGGGGAGTCGTTTCCGATATTGAGCTGCCGTCCTTGACTACGCACTTTGACGTAGGCGAATCCGATTTGGATTACGCGCTCAAGTTCGACCATATCGACCCGGCCGAGTACACCAAGGTCAACATGGTCGATAAAATTTTGGTCGACGAATTGAAAAATCGCTCCGCCAAGCGAACTGCCGATTCGGAAGATTTCCAAAAGCTCGATAAGAAAATCGGGCACTATGTCGAGCAGAAGGACCGCAAAACGGTGCCGCTGAACCAGGACAAATTCCTCACCGAGCGAGCCGAGCTCAATACCGAGCAGGAAGAGGAAAAGCAATTCGAGCAGCTCGACGATCCGAACCGCCCGGTGGTGAAGCGAGACTTTTACTTCAATGAAGTGTTAAACATCACGCTGGATTATTTGCAGTTGGGCAAAAAGCTGGCGGCGGCCGATCGCGTAACCACCAGCGGCCACCGCACCATTTCGCTCGGGCAGTAGCATTTGGATAACGCCTTTTTGCCAAACCGACGAACGTTGTAGCTGAGGGCGGCGGCAAGTTCTCGCAAACGTTAAAGTTTTCCAACCCCCGACGGCAGTCGGGGGTTTTTACTGCGCCGCGCAGCATGCAGGCGCGCAGGGTGGCAATACCGCCGGCGCGCGGTGGTTTCGTCCGCTTCACACGGCGTGGGGAAGATGGTAATTTGGAGGCGTCGGGCTGCGTTTTGTGCCCGGTTCCCAAATGAATCTATTAGGAGCAAGCGACGCATGGCTAAGCCACATCGAAATTTGAAGAAAGCCAACCACGGGGCCCGGCCCGCCAATAGCAAGGCCCGGCGGATGAAACGGAAGCACATTCGGACCTAACGGGCGGACGGCGAAGGAATTTCTAAGCTCGACTTTCGATGCGTGGCGCCGGTACGAATGGGCTCGTCATTCGAATTTGGAATTGGGAGCTTGATTCGCCATTCGAGCATCGGCAGTCGTCACTTCCCACAGGGAGTTGCTGCGTGTCTGGCAAAGAGTTGATCCTCGATCCCGCCGAATTCGACACTCATCAAGTCGTGGCCGATTTGGACGAAATTCGCCGTTATAATTTGCAACGGTTCGAAATGGAGCAACTCTCCGCCATCTGCCACTGCGATACGCAGCGGCAAATTTGCGTGGGCTACAAAGATGTTACGCTCAACGAGTTTTGGGTGCGGGGGCATATGCCCAATGCGCCGCTCATGCCGGGCGTAATCATTTGCGAAGTGGCCGCGCAATTGTCCAGTTACTTCGTGCAGAAGTACGATTTGCTCGGCGCCAAAGTGGTGGGCTTTGGCGGGCTGGAAGATGTCAAATTCCGTGGCGGCGTGGTGCCGGGCGATCGGCTGGTGATGATCGTGCAACTGCTGAAAGTTCGCCGCGGCGCCATGATTGTTTGCCGCTTTCAAGGGTTTGTGAAGGACGCCATGGTGGTGG containing:
- a CDS encoding nucleoside hydrolase; the encoded protein is MARKVIIDTDPGIDDAVALTMALFDPTLEVVAVTATGGNVFPAQATRNVQIIVEQLDPPRWPRIGAAPEDNPLPIDGRVLHGQNGLGNIEFPFAGLANIHPAEKVLCDEVHAAPEEITIVCLGPLTNIGRAMQRDPDFTSLVGRLVVSGGAINSPGRVSPVADFNIFCDPLSARRVLKSAATKTMVPLDISSELNFTFDLLEQLPPETTRAGKFLRKILPFAFRAQRQALGQEHINLHDVAALIAVTNPELFETEGLAGDVETEGELTAGMVVFDRRRQSIREWRQNMDVALKADMTAMHDCVLRSLERAGKES
- a CDS encoding sigma 54-interacting transcriptional regulator, with product MAVATAQKFAYFTMTVGGRAGEHFLLDRSTVTRLGRGEDCQIILGDPLCSRVHSEVLLDGDGRWIVRDCGSRNGTFVNGQKTDEAVLDEGHNVRVGSNEFEFHLADQPPTVFVAAPLETYTNTIVREAPVHEARDAAQSLSDTGVLGLAAVRDFEQAKQLLVLYQLSIKLLGCPQPDEVVRIALELLQAQTKASVVGFLWVDDEGRLKPKLVIPEGSREPSDLSDSLTELVCRQRHAVWIAKQRGNPQSDSLGHYADALCVPLVTEKHTFGAIHAYLAQGRFRQGDFDFAMSLAHIVEIALIRARKQTALETDYQRLVEKSSVFGELVGDSTGMRELKSKIGRLAKAGGSVLVRGESGSGKELVARAIHKASPRADRPMLCVNCAAIPHELMESQLFGHKAGAFTSADRDHIGFFQQADSGTLFLDEVGEMTLEGQAKLLRILEGHPFLPVGSSHEVTADVRIIAATNQDLQTYVRQKKFREDLYYRLSVFELVVPPLRDRGSDINLLANYFLDHFRRQHGRPNLEISPEARQKLLGYNWPGNVRQLRNVLDSAVVMAGDNRIEAGDLGLHDLSGAPEMETLALDHWERRLIGEALKRTNGNVPEAAKLLGIGRATLYRKIEEYGINR
- a CDS encoding sirohydrochlorin chelatase, whose amino-acid sequence is MKNGLLLVGHGTRNARGLNEFWTVARQVAELADEFVVEPSFLELAEPAIPAAVERLLQQGVERLTVAPILLFAAGHAKRDIPAAVAEAVRGHDDKAATGGRAAAENVAVNYLGALECHPKILELSAQRFAEAVRDKPHVDAAETLLLLVGRGSSHADAIAAMRKFAALRNPYSDVDRVETCFVAVAQPTLEEGLSLAAHSGYRRIVVQPHLLFTGEVLEQIAEEVARVQEAGNNVQTYKAATVGRAGAELERASSMGGPRDQEWIIAHPLGPSPLVAEAMVEIVRSARHL
- a CDS encoding carboxy terminal-processing peptidase produces the protein MNRATYRWNNYRRLLWTGLAAGLIVWAGAVIVRAATGPAPQALDRQISRTVTRLLIDENFTKQPLNEDMSHRAFNTFLKTLDPMKVYFTQADVDEFSKYKDTMADMIKKGDVTLAYSMFNRFLQRVDQRLLLVDELLSQPMDFSVDEDLKTDPKQLDYAKNDAEIRDRWRKRLKYDLLAKKADKVADQEAHDKVERRYHSFAKRMHQTTSDELLERFLTALTTSFDPHTDYMSAKTLENFDINMSLKLEGIGAALEYELEEGCTKVSRLIPGGPAEKDNRLKPEDRVLAVGQGVDGALVDVADMSLNDVVDLIRGKAGTMVRLQVQAATGGDPHIIDITRASIELKDEEARAEIFHTEPAKADQPKMTTEEMVKSTIIESDAHKPNGQPYKIGVIDLPSFYMDMKGAKLGLSDYRSTTRDTQKILEDFNSKGVDAVVLDLRRNGGGSLVEAVSLTGLFIDEGPVVQVKDSNGRVQHYDDNDKGVAWAGPLVVLQSKFSASASEIFAGAIQDYGRGIIVGDKTSHGKGTVQSLLDVSGPFFGNMPNAPQLGALKVTIQQFYRPDGDSTQNRGVVSDIELPSLTTHFDVGESDLDYALKFDHIDPAEYTKVNMVDKILVDELKNRSAKRTADSEDFQKLDKKIGHYVEQKDRKTVPLNQDKFLTERAELNTEQEEEKQFEQLDDPNRPVVKRDFYFNEVLNITLDYLQLGKKLAAADRVTTSGHRTISLGQ
- a CDS encoding 3-hydroxyacyl-ACP dehydratase FabZ family protein, which encodes MSGKELILDPAEFDTHQVVADLDEIRRYNLQRFEMEQLSAICHCDTQRQICVGYKDVTLNEFWVRGHMPNAPLMPGVIICEVAAQLSSYFVQKYDLLGAKVVGFGGLEDVKFRGGVVPGDRLVMIVQLLKVRRGAMIVCRFQGFVKDAMVVEGRLKGIPLPLDLAALGFSAPS